The following are encoded in a window of Camelus ferus isolate YT-003-E chromosome 20, BCGSAC_Cfer_1.0, whole genome shotgun sequence genomic DNA:
- the TRIM40 gene encoding tripartite motif-containing protein 40, with amino-acid sequence MVPLRQDIREEGICPICQECLKEAVSTDCGHLFCRVCLARHLEETSASGVRSCPLCRKPCSEGVLGAGYTCRRHQKKVCWFCEESRHLLCMECRVSPEHKSHCELAIKNAISHYKERLNRRSRKLRKDTCELQRLRAQEEKKLQAVQFQVDCGTHRLEAELETQHQTRRQLEALSQQQPDQLEDVPAEMSRIFDISRAIVQLSRLVTDLERMARKLDANLLKDASDLLNRSTPEQLEAVYPNLEKRLDESLVQPSSADLTCSSLGHLISDSPQPPGFHSPNLSSLPLGLPSAPSVLPCPEHDPLSSSPQL; translated from the exons ATGGTCCCTTTGCGCCAGGACATCCGGGAAGAGGGCATCTGCCCCATCTGCCAAGAGTGCCTGAAGGAGGCGGTGAGCACTGACTGCGGACACCTCTTCTGTCGAGTGTGCCTGGCACGGCACCTGGAGGAGACCTCGGCCTCCGGAGTCCGCAGCTGTCCCCTCTGCCGAAAGCCCTGTTCCGAGGGGGTCCTGGGGGCTGGCTACACCTGCCGCAGACACCAGAAGAAGGTGTGCTGGTTCTGTGAGGAGAGCAGACATCTTCTGTGTATGGAATGCCGGGTGTCCCCTGAACACAAGTCTCACTGTGAACTGGCCATTAAAAATGCCATCAGCCACTACAAG GAACGACTCAATCGCAGGAGCAGGAAGCTCAGAAAGGACACCTGCGAACTCCAGCGGCTCAGGGCTCAGGAGGAGAAGAAACTGCAGGCTGTGCAG TTTCAGGTAGACTGTGGGACCCACAGGCTGGAGGCTGAGTTGGAGACCCAGCACCAAACCCGGAGACAGCTGGAGGCCCTCTCTCAGCAGCAGCCAGACCAGTTGGAGGATGTGCCAGCAGAGATGTCCAGAATCTTTGACATCTCCAGGGCAATAGTGCAACTCAGCAGGCTGGTCACTGATCTGGAGAGGATGGCCAGGAAACTGGATGCCAACCTGCTGAAG GACGCCAGTGACTTATTGAACAG GAGCACACCAGAGCAATTAGAGGCTGTTTATCCCAACTTAGAGAAGAGACTTGACGAATCACTTGTTCAGCCATCCTCGGCAGATCTGACCTGTTCATCCCTGGGCCACCTCATCTCAGACTCACCTCAGCCTCCTGGCTTTCATTCTCCCAACCTGTCCAGCCTCCCATTGGGTCTACCTAGTGCGCCTTCAGTCCTGCCCTGTCCTGAGCATGATCCCCTCTCCTCATCCCCACAGTTGTGA
- the LOC102512996 gene encoding tripartite motif-containing protein 10, with protein sequence MASAASVTSLADEVNCPICQGTLREPVTIDCGHNFCHCCLTRYLEIPGPDPEEPPSCPLCKGPFRPGSFRPNWQLASVVENIKRLELASRLGSEEEDVCQEHGEKIYFFCEDDEMQLCVVCREAPEHRAHTVRFLEDAAGPYREQIQKCLECLRREREEIQGIQSRENQRTQVLLTQVATKKQKVISEFAHLSQFLEEQRNILLAQLESLDRDILKQQDEFDVLVTREICRFSTLIAELEEKNERPARELLTHIRSTLIRCETRRCRKPEAIPPELGQRIRDFSQQALPLQREMKIFLEKFCFELDYEPAHISLDPQTSHPKLLLSEDHQQARFSYKWQNSPGNPQRFDQATCVLAHDGFTGGRHTWVVSVDLAHGGSCTLGVVSKDIRRKGELRLRPEEGVWALRLTWGFISALSSFPTRLALEEQPRQVRVSIDYEVGWVIFVNAVTREPIYTFTASFTQKVYPFFGLWGRGSSFSLSS encoded by the exons ATGGCCTCGGCTGCCTCAGTGACCAGCCTGGCCGATGAGGTCAACTGCCCCATCTGCCAAGGGACCCTGAGGGAGCCGGTCACCATCGACTGTGGCCACAATTTCTGCCACTGCTGCCTCACCCGCTACCTTGAGATCCCCGGCCCGGACCCCGAGGAGCCCCCCAGCTGCCCACTCTGCAAGGGGCCTTTCCGCCCAGGGAGCTTCCGGCCCAACTGGCAGCTGGCCAGCGTGGTGGAGAACATCAAGCGTCTGGAGCTGGCGTCCAGGCTGGGCTCAGAGGAGGAGGACGTCTGCCAGGAGCACGGGGAGAAAATCTACTTCTTCTGCGAGGATGATGAGATGCAGCTGTGTGTGGTGTGCCGCGAGGCCCCGGAGCATCGCGCCCACACCGTGCGCTTCCTGGAGGACGCAGCGGGGCCCTACAGG GAACAAATACAGAAATGTCTCGAGTGtctaagaagagagagagaggagattcAAGGAATCCAATCAAGAGAAAATCAAAGGACACAAGTCCTCCTG ACTCAGGTGGCCACCAAGAAACAAAAGGTGATATCTGAGTTTGCACATCTGAGCCAGTTCCTGGAAGAACAGCGGAACATCCTCTTAGCCCAGTTGGAGAGTCTGGATAGAGACATCTTGAAGCAACAGGATGAGTTTGATGTCCTGGTCACTAGGGAAATCTGCCGGTTTAGCACCCTGATTGCAGAACTGGAGGAGAAGAACGAGAGGCCGGCAAGGGAGCTCCTGACG CATATCAGAAGCACTCTAATAAG ATGTGAAACCAGAAGGTGCCGGAAACCAGAGGCTATACCCCCTGAGCTGGGCCAGAGGATTCGGGACTTCTCCCAGCAGGCCCTGCCGCTGCAGAGGGAGATGAAGATATTTCTGG AAAAATTCTGCTTTGAGTTGGACTATGAGCCAG CTCACATCTCCCTAGACCCCCAGACTTCCCACCCCAAGCTCCTCCTGTCTGAGGACCACCAGCAGGCTCGGTTCTCCTACAAATGGCAGAACTCTCCAGGAAACCCCCAGCGCTTTGACCAGGCCACCTGTGTCCTGGCCCATGATGGCTTCACAGGGGGGAGACACACGTGGGTGGTGAGTGTAGACTTGGCTCACGGGGGCAGCTGCACACTGGGTGTGGTTAGTAAGGACATCCGGCGGAAGGGGGAGCTTCGGCTGCGgccagaggagggggtgtgggcCCTGAGGCTGACATGGGGCTTCATCTCGGCCCTGAGCTCCTTCCCTACACGCCTGGCTCTGGAGGAACAGCCCCGGCAGGTGAGGGTGTCTATTGACTATGAGGTGGGCTGGGTAATCTTTGTCAATGCTGTCACTCGAGAGCCCATCTACACCTTCACTGCCTCCTTCACCCAGAAGGTCTATCCCTTCTTTGGGCTCTGGGGCCGAGGGTCCAGTTTCTCCCTGAGCTCCTGA
- the TRIM15 gene encoding tripartite motif-containing protein 15 gives MPSTPSHKGAACSDCKGPLEDGVTTTCGHTFCRLCLPPPSQMGAQPSGRVLLCPLCEEKEQTETLLVPVPLGPLGETYCEEHGEKIYFFCENDAEFLCVFCREGPSHQAHTVGFLDEAIQPYRDRLRSRLEALSVERDEIEAMKSREDQKLQMLLTQIESKKQQVEGAFERLQQELGEQQCLLLARLTELERQIWKERDKYISKLSEEVTRLGAQVKELEEKCQQPASELLQDVRVNQSRCEMKTFVSPEAISPDLVKKIRDLHRKILTLPELMRAFSENLVHHLETYSGVVTLDPQTASRRLVLSEDRKSVRYTRQKQNLPDSPLRFEGLPVVLGSPGFSSGRHRWQVEVQLGAGGGCTVGVVGEEVRRKGEQGLSAEEGVWAVILSHQQCWASTSPGTDLPLSEVPSRVGVALDYEAGRVTLLNAETRAPIFTFTASFSGQVFPFFAVWKKGSCLTLKS, from the exons ATGCCCTCAACACCCTCTCACAAAGGGGCTGCCTGTTCTGACTGCAAAGGGCCCCTGGAGGATGGAGTGACCACCACCTGTGGACACACCTTCTGCCGTCTGTGCCTCCCCCCGCCCTCCCAGATGGGAGCCCAGCCCTCTGGCAGGgtcctgctctgtcccctctgcGAGGAGAAGGAGCAGACAGAGACCCTCTTGGTCCCCGTGCCTCTGGGCCCTCTGGGGGAGACTTACTGCGAGGAGCACGGTGAGAAGATCTACTTCTTCTGTGAGAATGATGCCGAGTTCCTCTGTGTGTTCTGCCGGGAGGGACCCTCCCACCAGGCCCACACCGTGGGCTTCCTCGATGAGGCCATCCAGCCCTACCGG GATCGTCTCAGGAGCCGGCTGGAAGCCCTGAGTGTGGAGAGAGATGAGATTGAAGCCATGAAGAGTCGGGAAGATCAGAAGCTCCAAATGCTCCTG ACTCAGATTGAAAGCAAGAAGCAGCAGGTGGAAGGAGCTTTTGAGAGGTTGCAGCAGGAGCTGGGGGAACAGCAGTGTCTCTTGCTGGCCAGGCTGACGGAGCTGGAGCGGCAGATCTGGAAGGAGAGGGACAAGTATATCTCAAAGCTCTCCGAGGAAGTCACCCGGCTTGGAGCCCAGGtcaaggagctggaggagaagtGTCAGCAGCCAGCAAGTGAGCTTCTACAA GATGTCAGAGTCAACCAGAGCAG ATgtgaaatgaaaacttttgtGAGTCCAGAGGCCATTTCTCCTGACCTTGTCAAAAAGATCCGTGATCTCCACAGGAAAATACTCACCCTCCCAGAGTTGATGAGGGCGTTCTCAG AAAACTTGGTGCATCACCTGGAAACATATTCAG GGGTTGTCACACTGGACCCTCAGACCGCCAGCCGGAGGCTGGTCCTCTCCGAGGACAGGAAGTCAGTGAGATACACCCGGCAGAAGCAGAACCTGCCAGACAGCCCTCTGCGCTTCGAGGGTCTCCCGGTGGTGCTGGGCTCCCCCGGTTTCTCCTCCGGGCGCCACCGCTGGCAGGTGGAGGTGCAGCTGGGAGCCGGCGGCGGCTGCACGGTGGGCGTGGtcggggaggaggtgaggaggaagggggagcaggGCCTGAGCGCGGAGGAGGGCGTCTGGGCCGTGATCCTCTCGCACCAGCAGTGCTGGGCCAGCACCAGCCCGGGCACCGACCTGCCACTGAGCGAGGTTCCGAGCCGCGTGGGCGTCGCCCTGGACTACGAGGCGGGGCGCGTGACCCTGCTCAACGCCGAGACCCGGGCGCCCATCTTCACCTTCACCGCCTCCTTCTCCGGCCAAGTCTTCCCTTTCTTCGCTGTCTGGAAAAAAGGTTCCTGCCTTACGTTGAAAAGCTGA